The genomic region CCGGCGTCGGGCAGCACGTTCGGCTGGGCTCCGCCGTAGCGGCGGTCACGCCGGGCGTACTCCTCGATCGCCTGCCACAGGTGACGCCGGTCGAAGTCCGGCCACAGCGTGTCGAGGAAGACCATCTCGGCGTACGCCGACTGCCAGAGCAGGAAGTTCGACGTCCGCTGCTCGCCGCTGGAGCGCACGAACAGGTCGACGTCGGGCATCTCGGGGTCGTAGAGATAGCGCGCGAAGAGCTTCTCGTCCACCTTGCGCGGGTCGAGCCGGCCGGCCGCCACGTCCTCGGCAAGCGCGCGCGCGGCGTCCCCGATCTCGGCGCGACCGCCGTAGTTGACGCACATGGTGAGCGTCAGGAGGTCGTTGTCCCGGGTCTGCTCCTGCGCGACCTCGAGCTCGGAGATGACGCTCTTCCAGAGCCGCGGCCGGCGGCCCGCCCAGCGGACGCGCACGCCCATGGCGTCCATCTCGTCGCGGCGCGCGCGCAGCACGTCGCGGCTGTAGCTCATGAGGAACTTGACCTCGTCGGGCGAGCGCCGCCAGTTCTCCGTGGAGAACGCGTAGGCGGAGATGTTCTTCACGCCGATCTCGATCGCGCCGCAGACGACGTCGAAGAGGCTGGCCTCGCCCACCTCGTGGCCCTTGGTACGCGGCAGGCCACGCTGCTTGGCCCACCGGCCGTTGCCGTCCATGACCACCGCGACGTGCGCGGGCACCAGCTCGGCCGGGATGCTCGGCGGCCGAGCGCCCGACGGGTGCGGCGGCGGGGGCTCGGGGACGCGTCGGGCCGCCGCGCGCCGGGACGCCCGCGGGCTCACACCCGCTCCACGAGCCGCAGCGAGCGCAGCCCGCGCTCCAGATGCCAGTTGAGGTACGCCGCCACCAGTCCGTGCCCTTCGCGTCGGGCGCGGCCGTCACTGCCGTCCGCGCTCGCCCAGTCCCCCGTGAGCAGCGCGCCGAGCAGCGCGAGGGTCGCCGGGGCCGGCGCCGCCGAGCCCGCGGGCCGGCAGTCCGGGCACACGGAGCCGCCGGCCGCCACCGCGAAGGCCCCGTGCGGGCCCGCGAGCCCGCACCCGGTGCACGCGTCGAAGCTGGGCGCGTAGCCCGCCACGGCGAGCGACCGGACCAGGAAGGCGTCGAGGATCAGCCCCGGGTCGTGCTCGCCGGACGCGAGCGAGCGCAGCGCACCGAGCAGCAGGAGGTACTGCTGCACCGCCGGCTCGCGCTCGGCGTCGGTCAGCCGCTCGACGGCCTCGAGCATCGCGGTCCCGGCGGTGTAGCGCGCGTAGTCGCTGCCGAGCACCGCGGCGTACGGGGTGAGCGTCTCGACCTGCGTGACGATGTCGAGCGAGCGGCCGGTGTGCAGCTGCAGGTCGACGTGCATGAAGGGCTCGAGCCGGGCGCCGAACTTCGACGACGTCCGGCGCACGCCCTTGGCGACCGCCCGGATGCGCCCCGTCTCACGGGTCAGGATCGTGACGATCCTGTCGGCCTCGCCGAGCTTCTGGGTGCGCAGCACGACACCCTCGTCCCGGTAGAGGCCCACACGCACCATGCTGCCACGCGACCGACGCGGCCCGGACGTCGCCGTGCCGACGGCCGCTCGCAAGATCCGCCCGCCCCAGCCCCGCTCGCCGGCCCGCAGACGTGCGAGAAGGCGCCCCTCTCCCGGTGGAGCCGGCAGCGGGGCGCCTTCCTCGGATCGGGGCAGGCCCGCCCGCAGTGGGCGAGGTCAGCGCGGAGTAGGCGAGGGTGCGCGCAGTGGGCGAGGTCAGCGCGGCGTGGTGGCCCGGTTCACCGCCGAGACGAGCGCGCGCAGCGAGGCGGTCACGATGTTCGCGTCGATCCCGACACCCCACAGCACCCGGTCCCCCACGGCGCACTCGAGGTACGCGGCGGCCCGGGCGTCACCGCCGGCCGACAGGGCGTGCTCGGCGTAGTCGAGCACCCGGATGTCGATCCCGACGCCCGACAGTGCCTGCGTGAACGCGGCGATGGGGCCGTTGCCCGTGCCCTGCAGCTCAATCTCGTTGCCGTCGAGCCGCACGCTCGCCGTCAGCGAGTCCCGCTCGCCCTCCGCCGCCGAGGTGTGATGCCCGAGCAGCGCGAGCCGGCCCCAGGGCGCCGCCGGGTTGGGGAGGTACTCGTCCTGGAAGATCTCCCAGATCTGCGCGGGGGCGACCTCGCCGCCCTCGGCGTCGGTGTGCCGCTGCACGACCTGGCTGAACTCCATCTGCAGCCGGCGCGGCAGGTCGAGCGAGTGCTCGGACTTCATGATGTACGCGACGCCGCCCTTGCCGGACTGCGAGTTGACCCTGATGACGGCCTCGTACGTGCGGCCGACGTCCTTGGGGTCCACCGGGAGGTACGGCACCTCCCAGCGGTACTGCTCGACCGGGACGCCGGCCTCCGCGGCGTCGCGCTCCATCGCCGCCAGGCCCTTGTTGATCGCGTCCTGGTGCGAGCCGCTGAACGCGGTGAAGACGAGGTCGCCGCCGTACGGGTGGCGCTCCCCCACCGGCAGCTGGTTGCAGTACTCGACGGTCCGGCGGATCTCGTCGATGTTCGAGAAATCGATCATCGGGTCGACGCCCTGCGAGAACATGTTCATGCCGAGGGTTACCAGGCAGACGTTGCCCGTGCGCTCGCCGTTGCCGAACAGCGTGCCCTCGATGCGGTCGGCGCCGGCCAGGTAGCCCAGCTCGGCGGCGGCGACCCCGGTGCCCCGGTCGTTGTGCGGGTGCAGCGAGAGGGTGACGCTGTCCCGGTAGGCCAGGCGGCGGTGCATCCACTCGATCGAGTCCGCGTACACGTTCGGCGTCGCCATCTCGACCGTGGCCGGCAGGTTGATGATGGTCTTGCGGTCCGGCGTCGGGGCCAGAACGTCGTTCACCGCGTCGCACACCCGGAGCGCGAACTCCAGCTCGGTCCCTGTGTAGGACTCCGGGGAGTACTCGAAGTAGACGTCCGTGCCCGTGAGGTTCTCGGCGTACTTGCGGCAGAGCTGCGCGCCGGTCGTCGCGATCGAGCAGATGCCCTCGAGGTCGGCGTTGAAGACGACGCGGCGCTGCAGCGCCGAGGTTGAGTTGTAGAAGTGCACGACCGCCTGCGACGCCCCGCGGATCGCCTCGAACGTCCGCTCGATCAGGTGCTCGCGGCACTGCGTCAGGACCTGGATGACCACGTCGTCCGGGATCAGGTCCTCCTCGACCAGCTCGCGGACGAAGTCGAAGTCGGTCTGGCTGGCGGCCGGGAAGCCGACCTCGATCTCCTTGTAGCCCATGGCCACGAGCAGCTCGAACATCTTGCGCTTGCGCGCCGGGCTCATCGGGTCGATCAGCGCCTGGTTGCCGTCACGCAGGTCCACCGAGCACCACTGCGGCGCGCGGGTGATCGTCCTCGACGGCCAGGTGCGGTCAGTCAGGTCGATCGGCTGGAAGCTCGAATAGGCCGAATACCGGGAGTACGGCATGGGCGACGGCTGCTGTTGATTCCTCACGGGTCCCTCGTCTCGCTCCGCTACGGGCGGCCGGGCATGCGCAGCTCCGCGACGAGGGGCCGGCCTGTCAGAGGGCCTCGTCGCGGCGGCTAAGGAGGAGGTCTCCCGGAAGGAGAATGCG from Motilibacter aurantiacus harbors:
- a CDS encoding isoprenyl transferase; translation: MSPRASRRAAARRVPEPPPPHPSGARPPSIPAELVPAHVAVVMDGNGRWAKQRGLPRTKGHEVGEASLFDVVCGAIEIGVKNISAYAFSTENWRRSPDEVKFLMSYSRDVLRARRDEMDAMGVRVRWAGRRPRLWKSVISELEVAQEQTRDNDLLTLTMCVNYGGRAEIGDAARALAEDVAAGRLDPRKVDEKLFARYLYDPEMPDVDLFVRSSGEQRTSNFLLWQSAYAEMVFLDTLWPDFDRRHLWQAIEEYARRDRRYGGAQPNVLPDAGPGARLPAKSVPDEPVPDGAPA
- the recO gene encoding DNA repair protein RecO yields the protein MGLYRDEGVVLRTQKLGEADRIVTILTRETGRIRAVAKGVRRTSSKFGARLEPFMHVDLQLHTGRSLDIVTQVETLTPYAAVLGSDYARYTAGTAMLEAVERLTDAEREPAVQQYLLLLGALRSLASGEHDPGLILDAFLVRSLAVAGYAPSFDACTGCGLAGPHGAFAVAAGGSVCPDCRPAGSAAPAPATLALLGALLTGDWASADGSDGRARREGHGLVAAYLNWHLERGLRSLRLVERV
- the leuA gene encoding 2-isopropylmalate synthase, encoding MPYSRYSAYSSFQPIDLTDRTWPSRTITRAPQWCSVDLRDGNQALIDPMSPARKRKMFELLVAMGYKEIEVGFPAASQTDFDFVRELVEEDLIPDDVVIQVLTQCREHLIERTFEAIRGASQAVVHFYNSTSALQRRVVFNADLEGICSIATTGAQLCRKYAENLTGTDVYFEYSPESYTGTELEFALRVCDAVNDVLAPTPDRKTIINLPATVEMATPNVYADSIEWMHRRLAYRDSVTLSLHPHNDRGTGVAAAELGYLAGADRIEGTLFGNGERTGNVCLVTLGMNMFSQGVDPMIDFSNIDEIRRTVEYCNQLPVGERHPYGGDLVFTAFSGSHQDAINKGLAAMERDAAEAGVPVEQYRWEVPYLPVDPKDVGRTYEAVIRVNSQSGKGGVAYIMKSEHSLDLPRRLQMEFSQVVQRHTDAEGGEVAPAQIWEIFQDEYLPNPAAPWGRLALLGHHTSAAEGERDSLTASVRLDGNEIELQGTGNGPIAAFTQALSGVGIDIRVLDYAEHALSAGGDARAAAYLECAVGDRVLWGVGIDANIVTASLRALVSAVNRATTPR